The Struthio camelus isolate bStrCam1 chromosome 14, bStrCam1.hap1, whole genome shotgun sequence genome has a window encoding:
- the FAM3D gene encoding protein FAM3D: MRLTGVIRLAALLFTLLGTWVVVQTYFDRSWKAISLRSWLGATSRPSRSQPPRHDCGNQKSCPGDHFAFKVVSGAANVVGPSLCFDDKVLMSGVRNNVGRGLNIALVNGTTGQLLKTGSFDMYSGDVKELETFLTEIKDGTFVLTATFDDPATKMNDKIRMLFTKLGSNHVSKLGFRDNWVFLGAKGMSTKTPFEEHIKNNQETNKYDGWPEVLEMEGCAPRKMD; encoded by the exons ATGCGCCTGACAG GCGTGATCCGGCTGGCGGCGCTGCTCTTCACGCTGCTGGGCACGTGGGTCGTCGTGCAGACCTACTTCGACCGGAGCTGGAAAGCCATCAGCCTGCGGAGCTGGCTAG GTGCCACCAGCCGGCCCAGCA GGAGCCAGCCGCCCCGGCACGACTGCGGGAACCAGAAGAGCTGCCCCGGGGACCACTTCGCCTTCAAGGTGGTCAGCGGCGCCGCCAACGTGGTGGGACCCTCGCTCTGCTTCGACGACAAGGT GCTCATGAGCGGCGTGAGAAACAACGTCGGCCGAGGCCTCAACATCGCGCTGGTGAACG GAACGACGGGGCAGCTCCTGAAGACGGGCTCGTTCGACATGTATTCTGGAG ACGTGAAGGAACTGGAGACCTTCCTGACGGAGATCAAGGACGGCACCTTCGTGCTGACGGCCACCTTCGACGACCCCGCCACAAA GATGAACGACAAAATCCGGATGCTCTTTACCAAGCTGGGCAGCAACCACGTGAGCAAGCTGGGCTTCCGCGACAACTGGGTTTTCTTAGGAGCCAAGGGGATGAGCACAAAGACCCCCTTTGAAGAG CACATCAAGAACAACCAGGAGACGAACAAATACGACGGCTGGCCCGAGGTGCTGGAGATGGAAGGCTGCGCCCCGCGCAAGATGGACTAG